The stretch of DNA CGCCTGCAGCCGGACGAACCAGACCGGATCGTCCAGCAGAAGGAGGATCCGGTCCTTCTCCGCGCCGGTCAGGATGCCGTCGCCGGCCCCGGCGACCTTCAACGCCTTCGCCCGCACCTCCGGGTCCGCGCTTTCCAGGTTCTCGAGGGCAAACGGCACGGCGTCCCGTGGGGCCAGGCGTTCCAGGACCTCCAGGACGGATGCTCGGGAAACCGGATCGGAGTACGCCCGCCCGTGGCGGATCAACTCCGGTACGGCGCCCGCCCCGAAATTGCGCAGCGACGTCTCGATCGACTTCTTCGTCACGAGCGACCGGGAGAGCAGCTCCGGCAGCCTTTCGAGGACGGCCTCCAGCGCCTCCGGGGTCCCGATCCTCGAAAGGGAGCGCACGGCCACCGCGACGACCTCGGGCTCCTTCCCGGCCAGGAGCCGGACCAGTTTCCCGGTCGATCCCGAGCAGTGCATCCTCCCCAGCCGGTCTGCGGCGCCGGAGCGGGCGATTGCGTTGCCGCCCAGCCTGCCCTCGTAATACAACCTGTATCCCAGCAGGTCGTACAGTTTGTACGCCACGGCCTCGTATCGGCCGTCCTCGGCCAGGTCGATCAGGACGTCCTCCACGGCCTGCCACTTCGTCGAGCCGTGGCGGAACACCAACCCGGCGAAATCCTGCAGGGAGGCGCGCGCGTCGATCCTCCCCTTGATCTCTTCGCGGAACCGGTCCCGGTACCGGTCCAGCCTGCGGTATCTGCCGGCGGCCGCGGCGCGCCGCCAGACCGCGGCGAAGAGGATCCCGAGGATGAGCAGGGCCCCGATCAGGATCACCAGGATCAGCGCATTCATCACGTTCGACGGCAATATACGATCTCCTTATAAGGATGCACTGACGGCGTCAACGGAACCCCATCTGGTATATCGA from Thermodesulfobacteriota bacterium encodes:
- a CDS encoding HEAT repeat domain-containing protein, whose protein sequence is MPSNVMNALILVILIGALLILGILFAAVWRRAAAAGRYRRLDRYRDRFREEIKGRIDARASLQDFAGLVFRHGSTKWQAVEDVLIDLAEDGRYEAVAYKLYDLLGYRLYYEGRLGGNAIARSGAADRLGRMHCSGSTGKLVRLLAGKEPEVVAVAVRSLSRIGTPEALEAVLERLPELLSRSLVTKKSIETSLRNFGAGAVPELIRHGRAYSDPVSRASVLEVLERLAPRDAVPFALENLESADPEVRAKALKVAGAGDGILTGAEKDRILLLLDDPVWFVRLQAAKALGRLRHRNAEPLLAKRLRDGKWLVRNAAAASLIQSCGNPADIFLDVLKGEDRYARDSVCEEVERTGFLFRLIEDMGRPEGEIRRKSGEILKLMDSLGYGSPIRKYLEEGPDERIRKELSLLLAEEGKT